The nucleotide sequence ACTCCTAAAATCGGAGTCAATAAAACGTTCATCAATAACTTCATTAATAGATTTGTTGTGGCAATGAGAGAAATAATCCAATAATAACCACAGCTAGCTAGCAGTTGCACCAAAACCCAACTAGCGAAGGAAAAGGGTACTTGTACCAAGCCCCAGCGCAAGACTGTAGCCACTGTTGTAGTGTTCTCAGCGGTAAATGCACCTCGTTCGAACAATAAATGAACAATCCAAGGTGCAGCCAACCAACTAATGACCGTGACTACTGTACCAACAAAAAGCATTAACCCTGACCATTTCAAGGCTACGCTGCGAGCTCGATATAAATTGCCTGAGGCAGCGATTCCAGAAAGTACTGGAAGAGTAGCTCGGGCGATAGCCATGCTCCCAAGTCCAAGTAATAGGGTGATGATGCGGTAAGCGTAACTTAAAGTGGCAATGGCATGATCGCCCAACTGGGCTGCGAAATATTGATCTATAGGAGTAATAAAGCTCAAGATATACTGCCCGATCGCCGTGATGCCCACCGCTTGATAGACCTCTGGCCAATGTGGCGAGTGCCACGACCAGCGCGGCTTGATGGATTGGCCGTCCGCTTGACGTGCTAGATATGCCAACCAAATTGCTTGTAAGGCATGGCCTAATAGGAACCCCCAAAGCAATGGGGCAACGTCGGATCCTGCGGGCCAAAGTAGAACGAAGCTGAGGATTGCAGCAGCTGGAACACTTTCCAGTAGGGTATTGACCTGTTTCTCACGCGCCTGTAAACGAGCGGCGCAAACTCCTATTATCAGGGACAACAGCGCTACCGGCGCCATCCCGAGGATAAGGTGTTGCGCCATCTGCTGGGTACTGCTCGATAGGGTGGACGCTAGATACGTTACTGCTTGTGGGCCCAGAAAAATGCTAACCAGAATGAATAAACAGCCTACTAGCAGCGTGGTACCGTGCATTTCTTTTAGAAATAGGTCTCGATCAGCAGGATCCTGCTGTCGTAGCCGCACTAAGGTTGGAATCAGCACCATGGAAATTACTGAGATTAGTGTACTAGGCAGCCAGATAACAATCGTAAAGGCTAGCTGGTAAGCATCTACTATACCGCTGACCCCATAACGATAAGCAACTGCCATCTCTTTTGCCGCCCCAGCGAGCTTTCCAATTAGAACAAACAGCGCTATCCAAGCGGCTCCTCGGGCGATGCGTTTATGATCAGAATGAAGTGTAGAGAGCCATTGACGGATTTGGTATGGGATGACTTTCATAAATATGGGCAATTAAAAATCGTTATGCGTCTTTTGTATTAATTTTAAGTGTAAGTTGTATCGTCGTTTGACGTTTCGCTAAAATAATTATCTGGCTTAAGATTAAGATAAAAAAGGACTATTTAGAAATACCTTTGAAGACGACTAATTTCATTAGAACGTAAAATTGCTCGGCTACATTTCTAGCCGATGCAATACTAAATCCTACAGCATTGAGGCCGTATATTAAGAAAGGTTGGAGCAGATACTATGGAGTGCCTTTCATTCAAACGGGTCTCTTTAACCTCCTGGCAACAAACGAGAAGCACCATAATAGCGTGAGTCGTGGTAATAGCCATAAGAGCCGTGACGGAGCTGAATTTTGGTCAAAATCACTCCGATCAAGCGGACTCGCGCACTGCGCAGGCGTTTGCATGCGGCTCGTACATAATCACGCTGAGTGTGGGTCATATCAACGCTCAATAGCATACCGTCGCACAAATTGCCCAAAATGAGCGCGTCGGCCAAACCCATTACCGGGGGGCTATCGACCAGCACTTGATCAAATTTCTCGCTTGCCAGCGCCAATAAGTCAGCCATCTTGGAGCCGGCCAACAACTCGGCGGGGTTAGGAGACATCGGTCCTGACGGGATGACAAATAGATCGGGAATCTGCGTCGGTTTGGCGATATTTACCGACCGAGCCTGATCGCCGGTAAGAAGATTGGTCAAACCCACCTCGTTGTTTAATTCCAAGACCCGATGCAATGACGGGTTACGTAAGTCAGCATCGATGAGCAGTACTTTCTTACCGGCTCGCGCGAATTGGATCCCTAGATTAAGCACGGAGGTGCTCTTACCTTCTCCAATCGTGGCGCTGGTTACCGCTAGTGATCGTGGTACGCCGCTAGTCGTGGAAAAGCTTAAAGTGGCACCTAAGGAGCGATAGGCTTCGGCAAGCGGCGAGCACGGATCATCGTATCCTATTAAAGCAAGAGGGCGGGTTTCGCTCCGCTTTTGTGAGAGCCAAGGCACTATGCCTAGCACCGGCAGACCCAGTAATTTTTCAACGTCTTCAGGTTGCTTAAAGGTGTCGTCGAAATGCTCTCGCAAGAATGCTAAGCCGATACCACTTAACAAACCGATTCCCAACGCCAGTAAAGTGTATAAAGGTAAGTTTGGTTTATAGGGAAAAATCGGCGGAGTGGCTTCATCGACTAACGAAATATTATTAGTGCCGATTCCAGCCGCTGCTCCAATTTCCTTAAAGCGCTGTAACAGGCCGTTATAAAGCTCGCGGTTGGTGTCAACTTCTCGGCGTAAAATACTGAGTTGAATGCTGCGACCCTGTAGTTCCAAGACATCCCGCTTGCTTTGATTGAGATTGGCTCGCAGCAACGCTTCCTCTGTCTTAGCCGCCTCGTAGGTTGCGGTAATTGCTCCACGAATATTGGCGACTTCCTGATTAATTTGCCGGTCAAGCTGATCGATTTGTTCGCGCAGTTGTACCATTGCTGGATAAGCTGGTTTATAAAGACTCAGCTTTTCTTGGTATTGGGCTTCCAATTTGGCTTTAGAGTCTTTAAGAGTTTGAATGATCTTGCTATCCAATACTTGGCTAAGCCCATGACCGCGAGTGTCAAGCATTTTCCGATAGATTGCTTCAGCGGCGGAGCGTTGCTTTTCTGCCGTCGCCAATCCCGAATTGATCTCCGTCAACCGCTGAGCAACAATGTTTTGGTTTTCATTGCCACTGACGTTGACGATGCCCTGTTTGGTGGCAAACTCAACCATTTCCCGTTCCGACTCTTCCAAGCGTGTTTTAACTTGTTGTAGGCGTTCTTGTAGAAAATTGCGCGCATAAGCCGAAGCGTCGAATCGGCGCTCAAGGTTGAAGTCAACGTAAGCTTTCGCCAAGGCGTTAAGAATGGTCGCCGCTAACTGAGGGTCAGGGCTATCGTAACGTAACTTGACTAGCCGTGAATTGCGCACCGGATCGACAGTTAAATTGCGTAAAAAAGCGCTAAGTACGGCCTCTTTGCGGGCAGCTTCGGAGAGCGTCTCCACTCTCTGTTCTGATTTTCCTATCCCCAACCACTCCTTTAACGAGCCTTTGATTTGCGACAATAGCGATTTTTTAGGCTGCTTATTGCTCAAATCCAATTGATCGATCACCCGCTGGGCCAAGTTGCGGCTTTTGAGCAGTTCATATTGGGTTTGATAGTAATCCAATCCAGAACCCGCTGATTCAACCGGAGTCACCTCTTCAATCTTGACGACTTTGATATCCTCTCGATCAATTTGCAGAGTCAGGCTAGCCCGGTAAGTAGGCGTCATCAGATAGACTGCTGCCCACACAATGAGCAGAAACAGTAGTGTAATCAGAATAATAGTCCAGCGCCTATTGACAATGACACGCCATAATTCACGAAGATCGATCTCGGCGTTTCTAGTTTCGGCCGCGCCCATTGGGGATTCAAACGCAGCAACCGGCCCTATTCGTGCCGCTGCTCGCTCGATCAGCGATTGGCTGGCATTGGATTGGATAGTGCTTTCATAAATCGGTAATTCAGAGTTGTTCATAAATACTCGATCATAAAAAATCAAAGACCAGAAACTGAACTATGCAAGAACACCCAGCATAAGCGGGCCCAAAATATGACAAGGTATGTTTAGGGATGGTAAGTTCTACAAAAGGGTTATGGCTTAAAAATTCACTATTTTTCAATAAAAATTGAAAAATATTGAGGCTTCTCGCTAGCCTTTAATCAAAAAGCGGGACTCAAAAGACGAAAGGGAAGGATGAATTCAATTAATTCCTTGGCGACTGCTTTGCCAGTGGATTCAGAAACCTGCACGATATCGTCATTTCGCACATCGGGATCCCGCAATTCGCCGATACGAATTTTTTCTAGATCAAATATCAGGGTAGTGCGGCTGCCCGTTTGCTGGTCGGTTCGCAAGACCTTGATGTCGTTTGGATTCGCCACGGTAGTTAGACCCTCGGCGATAGCGAGCGTTTGCAGCAGCGTGGCCTTGCCCTTGAGCGGATAGACGCCCGGTTTTTTAACAGCGCCTTCGACCGTGACGCGCTGGCTTGTATACTCTTTGATAAATACGCTGACTTGCGGGCTTTGTAAGTATTGTTTTGAAAGCTTCTCAGCGAGGGAAGATTCCAGTTGCTCGCTGGTCAGTCCACCGGCTTGCACCATGCCGATCAGGGGCAAGGAAATCAACCCGCGCGAATTGACTCGAACGGTACGGTTAAGGTCGGGCGCTCCGAATACTTGAAGCTCCAGTAAGTCCTGGGCGCCGATCCGGTAGTCTTCGGAGCTCGATGCGGACTGAGCGAAACTTGGGGGGGCGCTGGCCGATCCGCTGGCTGTTGGAGGGCTTGCGCCCGCAGCGTTTTGGTTATTGGCGCAAGCACCTAAAAGCAGCGATATCGTCAGTAGGGCTAGACCGGTCACAATTCTGCTAGTCGACAACGTTGTCCACCTCTTAGCAATTCCTTATCCAATAGGTTTCTAAGTCAGCCAGTAGTGATAACCCCAAAGCGCCCAACGCCCCGCCTGTACTGATGGATACTATGATTATAAGGGACTAGAGTCTTCTGGCGGCTACTGACTAGATATGAGCCAGTATACCCGGTGAGAGCGTTTCTACCAAGTAACATATCCCCGTCACCCTGAGACTTTTAAGCATAATTCGAACCAAAACAAGCAGAAAAGTTCGGCTCCAAACGAAGTTTCTCAGGTGCTAAAAAATTAGCTTTGAAAGAGGCTTAGCGAACTAGATGGGCTGAGATGTAATATTAAATTGACATTATAGGTACTCTCTAATGCCATGGTAAATCCAATGTATAGAAGTTGGTAATCAGTGGTGGGCGAGCTGGCCGATCAAATAGGGTACAAGTCTTATTGAACGACCGGAATCAAACTGGTTCTCGGCCGGAAGTACACAGGCGGAGGGGTCGGCTCAGTGACCTGAAAGTGGGCGAGGATGGCCGAGGCTGGTACGGTTGCCTGACGCTGTACGTCACCTCTGGCCATGCGGATCATTTTTTCAGCCGCCTTGCCCTAGCATTGACTGTAGGTGCTTGTTAAAGGCATCTGCTTCAATAAAGCCGACCACGCGATGATCGCGGCGCTCTCCTCCGTCTGGACCGAAGAACAGCAGGGCGGGAGGTCCGACGACGCCGAAGCGCTTCAACAAATCCCGGTCCGCTGCATCGTTGGCGGTGACGTCTGCTCGTAGCACCACTATAGCGGTCAGGGTCGCCAGCACATCAGGATCGCTGAAGGTATAGCGCTCCATCTCTTTGCAACTCGCACACCAGTCAGCGTAGAAATCCAACAATGCCGGCCGGCCGGCGGTAGCCTGTAAGGCTTCATCGACATCGGCCACGGTTTTGATCGGGCGGAATAGCGGTGCAGGAAGTTGGTGGGTAGTATGGGTGATGAAGCTGGCGCCGCGCAGTGGTTGCCAGGGATCTCGGCCTCCGGCCGCTACACCGACCAACAGTAAAACGCCGTAAACCAACAGCACCAGCCCCAGCCCCTTGACCAGGCTCCGCCAAGCGGGCGCGCCTTGGATCAGCGGTTGTAACGCTCCCATATAGGTGGCGGTCATGATGAGCAGGGTCGCCCAAAGTACCATGACGACCGCTGCTGGCAGAATGCGCTCCAGCAGCCAGATCGCGACCGCCAGCAGCAGCACTCCAAATACTAACTTGATGCGCTCCATCCAGTGGCCGGCGTGCGGCAGCCAGTGACCGGTGGAGGCACCGATCAACAATAACGGCAGCCCCATACCCAGACTCAGGGCAAACAAAGCCACACCACCTAACAGAAGATCGCCGGTGACCGTAATGAATGTCAAAGCGCCGATGAGGGGCGGAGCGACGCAAGGACCGACGATCAAGGCCGACAGGAGGCCCATGACCGCTACCCCGAGATAATGGCCCCCGCGCTGGCGATTGCTCCAATCGACCAAACGGTTTTGCAAGTAGGCCGGCAGTTGCAGGTCGTATAGCCCGAACATGGAGAGCGCCAGCAATATAAACAGCCCGCTGAAGAGGCCGACCACCCACGGATTTTGGAACCAAGCCTGAATGTTCTGACCCAGCAGCGCCGCCAGCAGGCCGACGATGGTATAGGCGCAGGCCATCGCCAATACGTAGATCAGCGAGAGCAGTATCGCCTTTTGCCGCGTCAAGCGAGCGCCTTGGCCGACGATCAAACCCGATAGAATCGGAATCATCGGAAACACGCAGGGCGTGAACGCCAGCAACAGGCCAAAGCCAAAGAAAGCCGGGATCGCCCAGAAGCGCTGTTCGCTCAGCAACCGCGCCAACCGGTCTTGTTCGGGTTCGTTGCTGGCGAGTCGCGGTCCCGTTTGGGTGAAGGGAGGAGGGACGGCCGGGGGAGCGATGTTTGAATTTTCGACCCGCACCACCGCTTGCGCCGCTTGCGCGGTCGCGGCGGCCGGATCAGCTCGCGGCTCTGTCGCGAGCGGGCTGGCCGTCGGCTGGGGCCGCGATGTTGGCAAGTTGACCGTTACGATCTGGCTCAAGGGGGGATAGCAGACGCCGATCTCAGCGCAACCTTGATAGTCCACCTTGATGCGGACGGTTTGCTCGTGCGCGCTGTCGCGCCGCAAGCGGGCCACGATCACCGCCTCGTTATGAAAGACCTCTTGCCGGCCAAAGTAGGGATCGTCTTTCGGTTCGCCGGAAGGCACTTCAAGAGCGGTGATTCCAACGCCTTGGGCATCTGGCAAGCTGAGCTGGAATTTATCGCGGTACAGGTAATAATCGGGCGCAATGATCCAGCGAGCTTCGATCAGCGAGGCATCCAGCGGGTTGACGGTAAGTTGGAATGCTTGATCGGCGGAGAGGACGCGCTCCCGCGAAGCGCTACCGAAGCGGTCGAATAGGCCACCCGTGGCGGGTCCCGCCAGCAGTGCGAGCAGCACGATCGGCAACCAGGGCCACGGGCGTTGGGAACGCCTCATACCGGCGCTCCGGTATTGTCGGTGAGCCAGCCCAGATAGTCCGCCGCACCGGCCTGAATCGGTAGCGCCACGATTTCGGGTACCTCATGGGGGTGAAGCTCGCGGATGCGGCCCTCCAAGAGGGAATAGACCGCTTCCCGGGTTTTGAGGATCAGCAGAAGCTCGGGGTCGCGGCGTATCTGGCCCTGCCAGCGGAAAATGGAGATCAAGCCCGGCACGATATTAGCGCAGGCCGCCAGCCGCTCGATCACCAGGGCCTCGGCGATGCGTTCGGCGGTCGTCTGATCGGGACAGGTGCAATAAACGACGAGCGGTTGGCTATCCATGAGGTCTCTTCCAAGGCGATCTCGATTGATTCAGGGTAGGGCAAGGCGCCCCAATGGCGGCGCAAGCCCGATTCTCAATTGATATTTACCAGCATAATGTTGGACCTCGGAACAGGCAATTTTCTTTATTTCCCCCTTGAAATGGCTCAATCCCGCCCCACCTCACGGTCAACCTCTTGACAGAGGAGCGCTACTGACTATTATTAGCACTCATTGAAGGCGAGTGCTAACAGTGTTGGCCCTAACCTCTGCAATGAATCTTTCATTAAAACTTAGGAGATGTCACTGATGAACATTCGGCCCTTGCATGATCGGGTGCTGGTCAAGCGCGTTGAGGAAGAAACCAAGAGCCCAGGCGGCATCGTCCTGCCCGGCGCCGCTGCCGAGAAGCCGTCGCGCGGCACCGTGAAAGCGGTCGGCCGCGGCAAGCTGCTGGACAATGGCGAGGTGCGGTCTTTGGATGTCAAGGCCGGCGATCAAATCCTGTTCGGCAAGTATTCCGGTAGCGAAGTGAAGGTGGACGGCGAAGAGCTGATCATCATGCGCGAAGATGAAATCATGGCGGTTATCGAATAATCCTTTCTCCGTTACTTCCGATTTTTTCTTCAATTCTGACGCTTGTCTCTGATCAAGCTTGTTTTAGAGGAATTTCTCCATGGCTGCAAAAGACGTTAAATTCGGTGATGATGCCCGTTCGCGCATGGTGCGCGGCATCAATGTTCTGGCCAACGCCGTCAAGGTGACCTTGGGTCCGCGCGGCCGCAACGTGCTGCTGGACAAGGCGTTCGGCGCTCCCACCGTGACCAAGGACGGCGTGTCCGTCGCCAAGGAAATCGAGCTGGAAGACAAGTTCGAGAACATGGGCGCGCAGATGGTCAAGGAAGTCGCTTCCAAGACCTCCGATGTGGCCGGCGACGGCACCACCACCGCTACCGTACTGGCTCAGGCTATCGTCCGCGAAGGCATGAAGGCCATCGCCGCCGGCATGAACCCGATGGATCTCAAGCGCGGCATCGATAAGGCGGTCGTCGCCACCGTCGACGAACTGCGCAAGCTGTCCAAGCCCTGCGCCGATGACAAAGCCATCGCTCAGGTCGGCACTATTTCCGCAAACGCCGACGAAGCCATCGGCCGCATCATCGCTGACGCGATGAAGAAAGTCGGTAAGGAAGGCGTCATTACCGTCGAGGAAGGCAAGGGTCTGGACAACGAACTGGATGTCGTGGAAGGCATGCAGTTCGACCGTGGCTACATCTCCCCTTATTTCATCAACAATCAGCAGAGCATGAACGCCGAGCTGGATTCACCGTACATCCTGCTCTATGACAAGAAAATTTCCAATGTCCGCGACATGCTGCCGGTGCTGGAAGGCGTGGCCAAGGCCAGCAAACCGCTGTTGATCGTGGCGGAAGATGTCGAGGGCGAGGCGCTGGCCACCCTGGTGGTCAACACCATTCGCGGCATCGTCAAGGTGGCCGCCGTCAAGGCGCCGGGCTTCGGCGACCGCCGCAAGGCTATGTTGCAGGACATCGCCATTCTGACCGGCGGTCAGGTCATTTCCGATGAGGTCGGATTGAGCCTGGAGAAAACCACCCTGGCCGATCTGGGCACTGCCCGCAAGGTGGTGGTCGCCAAGGAAAACACCACCATCATCGACGGCGCCGGCAAGACCGACGAGATCAAGGGTCGGGTCGAACAGATTCGCCGCCAGATCGAGGAAGCCACCTCCGATTACGACAAAGAGAAGCTGCAAGAGCGCGTGGCCAAGCTGGCCGGCGGCGTGGCCGTCATCAAGGTCGGCGCGGCGACTGAAATCGAAATGAAGGAAAAGAAGGCGCGCGTCGAAGATGCGCTGCACGCGACCCGCGCGGCGGTCGAGGAAGGCGTGGTGGCCGGCGGCGGCGTGGCCTTGATTCGCGCGCTGCAAGCCATCAAGGGCCTCAAGGGCGATAACGAAGATCAGAACCACGGCATCGCCATCGCCCTGCGCGCCATGGAAGCGCCGCTGCGCGAGATCGTCGCCAACGCCGGTGAGGAACCTTCGGTCATCCTGAACAAGGTGCTGCAAAACAGCGGCAACTACGGTTACAACGCCGCCACCAACCAATATGGTGACATGGTGGAAATGGGCGTGCTGGACCCGACCAAGGTAACCCGCTTTGCCTTGCAAAACGCCGCCTCTGTGGCGTCTTTGCTGATCACCACCGAAGCGATGGTGGCCGAGCTGCCCAAGAAGAACGAGCCTGCCATGCCGGGTGGCGGCATGGGCGGCATGGGCGGCATGGGCGATATGATGTAAAACGACCCATCAAGCCGGTCGCGCAACGCTGACCGGCTGAAAAAAGCCCCGCTAGCGCGGGGCTTTTTTTTTTGAGCGGCCAACGAAACGCCGACAGCGGTGGCGAGGGCTTGCCGCGTGGTTGACCGATGCCTAGCGAAAGAGCAATCGGTCAACCTTTGAACTTGTTGGCCGAATCGCGGATTGAGGCGCTTAATTTATCCCAAGCGCTCTCAACACCATCTTTCAGATGCTCCCAGGCATCATCACTGGCATCAGCCAACTCAGTCATTTTGACTTTTAGCGACTCATAAATGTCTTCGGCTTCGGAAGCGGCTTTCGCATACAAGTCTCTGGCGCCGGCCGCCGCGTCCGCAGACAGATCTTTGGCTTTATCAGCGACTTTATCGGCTGCTTTTTGGGATTCGATACCGCCAGCGGCGGCCGCTGATTTTGCTTTCGCCTTCCATTCAGTCAGCTTGGCTTGGGCCTGTTCGAGATCGGCCTCCAGCTTTTTCATGTAACTATCTTTATCGATCATGTTTCGCAGCTCCTCTTGAGGTGGGGGTGTCTAGGCTTTCTTGATCAAACCGATCAGGAACGGGAGAACCACTGCTCCGATCGTCGCCATAATAATCGAACCGAGCGAGCCACCCTTGGTCGAGTCAGGTTGTAACCAAAAAGGCAGACCCATAAAAGGGCTATTAAGTTGCACCCGATGTTCCTTTTTTGTAACGGGGCTGGCTGAAATTTTTGATGCTGCGGCTTAAGCCTATAGAAAGGTTGGTTGAAAAGTTTTCTAAGGCCATAATTTTTTAAGATATTATTGAGGCTACTCGACATGGATTGCACTGCGTCGGCGGACTCTGTTCGCAGCGCATGGGGTCGATAAAACCGAACGGGTTTATGGAATAATGCCTCCTGGAAATCAAAACGGGATAATTTAGCGTGAAAAAACTGATCGGTGTGATCGCGGTCGCGCTGGTGCTGGCGGCGGGATTTACCGGCGCGGCGTACTGGTCCGGCCAGAAGGCGGAGCGTTGGTACAAAGAAACGGTGGTGGAAGCTTCAAAGCATCCCAACCTCAAGATAACGACGACTCGCTATGAGCGGGGAGTCTTTTCGTCCAAAGCCAGTACTCGTTACCAGCTGGTCTTGGAAAAGGAAGCGCCGGAAATTCCAGAGTTGTCTTTTTCGACCCGGGAAGAAATTTACCACGGCCCGCTACCCTTGGCGGGCTGGGGCGTGGCCGGGGTGCCGATGGCGGTTACCGGAGCGGTGGTGCGGCAGACCCTGGAGCCTGAGAGCAGTGCTTGGACCCGCGAACTGGCAAAACTCTATGGTGGCCAGGAGCCTGTGGTGGCGGTCGCGCAAGTCGGGTTCGACGGAGCCAGCAACACTCGCATTACCATGCCGCCGCTCGCGGCCGCGAACATCGGCGAATTGCAAAGCCTCAATTTTGCCGGATTGCAGGGCCAGTTTCAGGTCGCGCCGCACGGTGCCGCCATTCGGGGCAACATGACAGTTGCCAGCTTGGAAGCCGTCGGTAAAGCGCCTGTCGCCAGCGAAGGCCCGCCAGCCGCCGTCGGCCCT is from Candidatus Competibacteraceae bacterium and encodes:
- a CDS encoding polysaccharide biosynthesis tyrosine autokinase, with translation MNNSELPIYESTIQSNASQSLIERAAARIGPVAAFESPMGAAETRNAEIDLRELWRVIVNRRWTIILITLLFLLIVWAAVYLMTPTYRASLTLQIDREDIKVVKIEEVTPVESAGSGLDYYQTQYELLKSRNLAQRVIDQLDLSNKQPKKSLLSQIKGSLKEWLGIGKSEQRVETLSEAARKEAVLSAFLRNLTVDPVRNSRLVKLRYDSPDPQLAATILNALAKAYVDFNLERRFDASAYARNFLQERLQQVKTRLEESEREMVEFATKQGIVNVSGNENQNIVAQRLTEINSGLATAEKQRSAAEAIYRKMLDTRGHGLSQVLDSKIIQTLKDSKAKLEAQYQEKLSLYKPAYPAMVQLREQIDQLDRQINQEVANIRGAITATYEAAKTEEALLRANLNQSKRDVLELQGRSIQLSILRREVDTNRELYNGLLQRFKEIGAAAGIGTNNISLVDEATPPIFPYKPNLPLYTLLALGIGLLSGIGLAFLREHFDDTFKQPEDVEKLLGLPVLGIVPWLSQKRSETRPLALIGYDDPCSPLAEAYRSLGATLSFSTTSGVPRSLAVTSATIGEGKSTSVLNLGIQFARAGKKVLLIDADLRNPSLHRVLELNNEVGLTNLLTGDQARSVNIAKPTQIPDLFVIPSGPMSPNPAELLAGSKMADLLALASEKFDQVLVDSPPVMGLADALILGNLCDGMLLSVDMTHTQRDYVRAACKRLRSARVRLIGVILTKIQLRHGSYGYYHDSRYYGASRLLPGG
- a CDS encoding polysaccharide export protein — translated: MTGLALLTISLLLGACANNQNAAGASPPTASGSASAPPSFAQSASSSEDYRIGAQDLLELQVFGAPDLNRTVRVNSRGLISLPLIGMVQAGGLTSEQLESSLAEKLSKQYLQSPQVSVFIKEYTSQRVTVEGAVKKPGVYPLKGKATLLQTLAIAEGLTTVANPNDIKVLRTDQQTGSRTTLIFDLEKIRIGELRDPDVRNDDIVQVSESTGKAVAKELIEFILPFRLLSPAF
- the dsbD gene encoding protein-disulfide reductase DsbD, producing MRRSQRPWPWLPIVLLALLAGPATGGLFDRFGSASRERVLSADQAFQLTVNPLDASLIEARWIIAPDYYLYRDKFQLSLPDAQGVGITALEVPSGEPKDDPYFGRQEVFHNEAVIVARLRRDSAHEQTVRIKVDYQGCAEIGVCYPPLSQIVTVNLPTSRPQPTASPLATEPRADPAAATAQAAQAVVRVENSNIAPPAVPPPFTQTGPRLASNEPEQDRLARLLSEQRFWAIPAFFGFGLLLAFTPCVFPMIPILSGLIVGQGARLTRQKAILLSLIYVLAMACAYTIVGLLAALLGQNIQAWFQNPWVVGLFSGLFILLALSMFGLYDLQLPAYLQNRLVDWSNRQRGGHYLGVAVMGLLSALIVGPCVAPPLIGALTFITVTGDLLLGGVALFALSLGMGLPLLLIGASTGHWLPHAGHWMERIKLVFGVLLLAVAIWLLERILPAAVVMVLWATLLIMTATYMGALQPLIQGAPAWRSLVKGLGLVLLVYGVLLLVGVAAGGRDPWQPLRGASFITHTTHQLPAPLFRPIKTVADVDEALQATAGRPALLDFYADWCASCKEMERYTFSDPDVLATLTAIVVLRADVTANDAADRDLLKRFGVVGPPALLFFGPDGGERRDHRVVGFIEADAFNKHLQSMLGQGG
- a CDS encoding divalent-cation tolerance protein CutA → MDSQPLVVYCTCPDQTTAERIAEALVIERLAACANIVPGLISIFRWQGQIRRDPELLLILKTREAVYSLLEGRIRELHPHEVPEIVALPIQAGAADYLGWLTDNTGAPV
- a CDS encoding co-chaperone GroES, with the protein product MNIRPLHDRVLVKRVEEETKSPGGIVLPGAAAEKPSRGTVKAVGRGKLLDNGEVRSLDVKAGDQILFGKYSGSEVKVDGEELIIMREDEIMAVIE
- the groL gene encoding chaperonin GroEL (60 kDa chaperone family; promotes refolding of misfolded polypeptides especially under stressful conditions; forms two stacked rings of heptamers to form a barrel-shaped 14mer; ends can be capped by GroES; misfolded proteins enter the barrel where they are refolded when GroES binds) translates to MAAKDVKFGDDARSRMVRGINVLANAVKVTLGPRGRNVLLDKAFGAPTVTKDGVSVAKEIELEDKFENMGAQMVKEVASKTSDVAGDGTTTATVLAQAIVREGMKAIAAGMNPMDLKRGIDKAVVATVDELRKLSKPCADDKAIAQVGTISANADEAIGRIIADAMKKVGKEGVITVEEGKGLDNELDVVEGMQFDRGYISPYFINNQQSMNAELDSPYILLYDKKISNVRDMLPVLEGVAKASKPLLIVAEDVEGEALATLVVNTIRGIVKVAAVKAPGFGDRRKAMLQDIAILTGGQVISDEVGLSLEKTTLADLGTARKVVVAKENTTIIDGAGKTDEIKGRVEQIRRQIEEATSDYDKEKLQERVAKLAGGVAVIKVGAATEIEMKEKKARVEDALHATRAAVEEGVVAGGGVALIRALQAIKGLKGDNEDQNHGIAIALRAMEAPLREIVANAGEEPSVILNKVLQNSGNYGYNAATNQYGDMVEMGVLDPTKVTRFALQNAASVASLLITTEAMVAELPKKNEPAMPGGGMGGMGGMGDMM
- a CDS encoding GlsB/YeaQ/YmgE family stress response membrane protein is translated as MGLPFWLQPDSTKGGSLGSIIMATIGAVVLPFLIGLIKKA